One part of the Haliotis asinina isolate JCU_RB_2024 chromosome 2, JCU_Hal_asi_v2, whole genome shotgun sequence genome encodes these proteins:
- the LOC137272818 gene encoding uncharacterized protein encodes MSTCGEECESWTSEEEDESDSTADGDYEDGGGWDNDFYSYASFQDEESESDYCDTDEEQQEEYTKPSQTPGNTNSGESPMVVDLQSDNTSGAASDDEEEQSHDKHMPDDEECSGRIATSEKCLISVTRPYKSCKTSTFHKCHIQGTQTPFDLLLDDDYCYESEVPETAWYSLTDLIFNRDGYGIINWFKDRQISASTKMAIGSAVDSPLKIAVRAGSVVIFNYLCGQGFPFHPSCHPFFEATKEGSLPHLKRMLDMGVNINISDDENMTALHLAAREPYDYSPVIKFLVANGADVSQVDEFGATPIFRAVMSGSEENINCLIEAGSPLNKQNFEGRPVLHAAVLRGFKMVKRLYRAGARPGTSPIYDEVRAAVRGGHINILRYLIRKNAPLRTKSFKVNLTTLCHVITCPDVDVGTKMLDMLLAAGYDVSAEPHIEKHVPPQYFRGPRGKALKMKLASFNTNLKSLKELSCLKARQALGTSLPDMLKDGTVPSAIRNQLTLKHV; translated from the exons ATGTCCACATGCGGGGAAGAGTGTGAGTCCTGGACTTCAGAAGAGGAAGACGAATCTGACTCCACGGCAGATGGTGACTATGAGGATGGTGGAGGATGGGATAATGATTTCTACTCCTACGCATCCTTCCAGGATGAGGAATCTGAGAGTGACTACTGTGACACAGATGAAGAGCAGCAAGAG GAATATACCAAACCCTCACAAACACCAGGTAATACCAACAGTGGTGAGAGTCCAATGGTGGTTGACTTACAAAGTGACAATACCTCAGGAGCAGCATCTGACGATGAAGAAGAACAATCACATGATAAACACATGCCAGATGATGAAGAATGCAGTGGCCGTATAGCCACGTCTGAAAAGTGTCTGATATCTGTCACTAGACCATACAAATCCTGCAAAACCTCGACATTTCACAAATGTCATATCCAGGGCACTCAGACACCATTTGACCTCTTGCTGGATGACGACTATTGTTATGAGAGTGAGGTGCCAGAGACTGCATGGTATTCCCTAACAGATCTCATATTTAACAGAGATGGCTATGGAATTATAAACTGGTTCAAGGACAGACAAATATCTGCCAGTACTAAAATGGCAATTGGAAGTGCAGTTGACTCCCCTCTGAAAATAGCAGTTCGGGCCGGGAGCGTTGTGATATTTAACTACCTCTGTGGACAAGGTTTCCCTTTTCATCCATCTTGTCATCCATTCTTTGAAGCAACAAAAGAAGGCAGCTTGCCACATCTTAAGAGAATGTTGGACATGGGTGTTAACATTAACATATCTGATGATGAAAATATGACAGCTCTGCACTTGGCAGCCAGAGAACCATATGACTATTCTCCAGTCATCAAATTCCTTGTTGCAAATGGTGCAGATGTTAGCCAAGTTGATGAGTTTGGAGCAACACCGATATTTCGGGCAGTCATGAGTGGCTCCGAGGAAAACATCAATTGTCTCATCGAGGCAGGTTCACCACTGAACAAGCAGAACTTTGAAGGAAGGCCAGTCCTTCATGCCGCTGTGCTACGTGGCTTCAAGATGGTGAAGCGATTGTACAGAGCAGGAGCTCGTCCTGGGACGTCCCCAATCTATGATGAAGTGCGTGCTGCAGTAAGAGGTGGACATATTAACATCCTGAGATACCTCATCAGGAAGAATGCTCCTCTAAGAACAAAGTCCTTCAAGGTAAACCTGACCACCTTGTGCCATGTCATCACATGCCCGGATGTTGATGTGGGGACAAAGATGCTTGACATGCTTCTGGCTGCAGGGTATGATGTTTCTGCAGAACCACACATTGAGAAACATGTCCCTCCCCAATATTTCAGAGGTCCTAGAGGCAAAGCCCTGAAGATGAAGCTTGCCTCTTTCAACACAAATTTGAAAAGTCTGAAAGAATTGTCTTGCTTGAAGGCACGGCAAGCTCTGGGAACATCCCTGCCAGACATGTTGAAGGATGGCACTGTGCCCTCAGCCATCAGGAACCAGCTCACCCTGAAGCATGTGTGA
- the LOC137272819 gene encoding uncharacterized protein: MGSGCYIFRQIVFILLCSLFLPEVSSAITDEQTRSIEAFVSEYMACKGVPGLGIGIVKEDAVLTRGIGLEDVDEKRSVTTDGTLFAIGSTTKAFTTVVLAVALEGTQGTLTWDSKVADILGGDFRFIDTERTKLTTIKDLMAHRTGLSGPSVAVYYSYDPSYTRADLARDIRYLEEKEGFRDRWVYNNFLVAVAGHVAEVITGRTWEDLLMTNILDPLNMTSSGVLRSPLLQSQGRFTPGYYKQKGSILQIPRNTYSIHPLEPAGGIVATVDDMVRWLKFLTAGGKTDDGRQLMSVPMMKSMFEVHMYVPGDDKRISVPTFPATHLQRGYGLAWDIGNYRGFQFLWHDGSVGAHDSLVAVLPQFKLGVFISCNTMADLQPIVYYVVDLLLGLPQWLNSTSACSFPSPWRQKNSNGSNSETDNNRTPTTLPDTEVRMEPYIGSYGHRVFGELEVNLNKSTQNLYLCYGKLRGPLVIEDTSKHVFSLNGVTNYVKFETIVNGKFQTFVFLDESVFYKRGVRLSDPIGSSGCRSYSGFLMMVLVVHWMSSVYWAP, encoded by the exons ATGGGTTCAGGGTGCTACATTTTCAGACAAATTGTTTTCATACTCCTTTGTAGTTTGTTTCTTCCGGAGGTGTCGTCTGCTATCACTGATGAGCAGACGAGATCTATTGAAGCTTTTGTATCGGAGTACATGGCATGTAAAGGCGTGCCTGGACTAGGTATTGGTATCGTGAAGGAGGATGCAGTGCTTACGAGAGGAATCGGACTCGAGGATGTTGACGAGAAGAGGAGCGTGACAACTGATGGAACTCTTTTTGCTATTGGTTCTACGACAAAAGCATTCACAACAGTAGTCCTGGCTGTCGCCCTTGAGGGGACGCAGGGAAC GTTGACGTGGGACTCTAAAGTCGCTGATATTTTGGGAGGTGACTTCCGGTTTATTGACACAGAGAGGACTAAACTGACGACTATAAAGGACTTGATGGCTCACAGAACAGGTCTGAGTGGTCCCAGTGTTGCTGTCTACTACAGTTACGATCCGTCTTACACTCGCGCCGATCTGGCAAG GGACATTCGTTACCTGGAAGAGAAGGAGGGCTTCAGGGATCGCTGGGTGTACAACAACTTCCTTGTGGCTGTAGCTGGTCACGTTGCCGAGGTCATCACGGGGAGGACATGGGAAGACCTTCTGATGACAAATATCCTTGATCCGTTAAACATGACCAGCTCGGGGGTCCTGAGATCGCCTCTCCTACAATCACAAGGGCGGTTTACACCTGGTTATTACAAGCAGAAGGGAAGCATCTTGCAGATACCCCGTAATACGTACAG CATCCACCCACTAGAGCCGGCAGGTGGTATTGTAGCTACGGTCGATGACATGGTCAGATGGTTGAAATTCCTCACGGCTGGCGGAAAGACAGACGACGGGAGGCAACTGATGTCCGTGCCAATGATGAAGTCAATGTTTGAAGTGCATATGTATGTCCCTGGTGATGACAAGCGGATCAGCGTTCCAACATTCCCAGCAACACATCTACAACGAGGCTATGGACTGGCTTGGGACATAGGAAACTACCGAG GGTTTCAGTTTCTGTGGCACGATGGCTCAGTCGGCGCCCATGACTCCCTAGTAGCTGTTCTGCCACAGTTCAAACTTGGTGTCTTCATCTCCTGCAACACGATGGCCGATCTTCAACCTATAGTGTACTACGTGGTCGACCTGCTGTTGGGACTTCCACAATGGCTCAATTCAACATCCGCGTGTTCTTTCCCGTCACCATGGAGGCAGAAAAATTCTAACGGATCAAATTCTGAGACAGATAACAACAGAACACCGACTACCCTTCCGGACACAGAAGTCAGAATGGAGCCGTATATAGGAAGCTACGGGCACAGAGTGTTCGGCGAGTTGGAAGTTAACTTAAACAAGTCAACACAGAACCTGTATCTTTGTTACGGCAAGCTGCGTGGACCACTCGTGATTGAAGATACaagtaaacatgtattttcGCTTAATGGAGTCACAAACTATGTCAAATTCGAAACGATTGTGAACGGGAAATTTCAGACTTTTGTGTTTCTCGATGAAAGTGTATTTTACAAACGAGGAGTGCGCCTCTCAGATCCGATCGGAAGTAGTGGTTGCCGGTCGTATTCCGGCTTCCTCATGATGGTGCTGGTAGTTCACTGGATGTCAAGTGTGTATTGGGCGCCATGA